The following coding sequences are from one Humulus lupulus chromosome X, drHumLupu1.1, whole genome shotgun sequence window:
- the LOC133803208 gene encoding protein ROLLING AND ERECT LEAF 2 — protein MGCAQSRIENEESVSRCKERKILMKDAVVARNAFAAGHSGYAVALKNTGAALSDYAHGETEEPPQLHPHHHQQDMEATSEPPPPPPPPLDNLPPPPPPLPNFSPSPQLKRATSLPEIPTMHRKPGRKNHSLAIAEEDEEEEEEDEERSQVIHRARGPRNGAQKVVQSSSSSSPSRTPKLMKSVPPMPESKGMAWDYFFNVENMPGSLGAENENGAENDEHDTMDFDEAENVNGGGVRIDEVEPKTPEKVEDKPQEAVELVLPKPIEHSHTAPPEFRRAVKEASTSSVSLIHVLGQIDDNFLRASEGAQEVSKMLEATRLHYHSNFADNRGHIDHSARVMRVITWNRSFKGIPNGDGGKDDFDSEEYESHATVLDKLLAWEKKLYDEVKQGELMKLEYQRKVSILNKQKKRGASAESLEKTKAAVSHLHTRYIVDMQSMDSTVSEVNRLRDEQLYPKLVSLANGMAKMWETMCAHHESQLKIVTELKALDLANAPKETTKHHHDRTIQLFNVVQDWNSQFDKLVTYQKQYIQALNSWLKLNLIPIESSLKEKISSPPRVPSPPIQALLHQWHDLIEKLPDEVAKSAISSFAAVIKTIILYQDEEMKLKEKCEETQKEYLRKRQVFEEWHQKYTQRRGPEETDPERGEDANAKDPIWEKQFAVESLKKRLDDEVEAHQRHCLQVREKSLGGLKNRLPELFRAMSDYSHACVEGYEKLRSITKSHKLNGGPQA, from the exons ATGGGTTGTGCACAGTCGAGAATAGAGAATGAGGAGTCTGTTTCGAGATGTAAGGAACGGAAAATCTTGATGAAAGACGCCGTAGTTGCTAGAAACGCCTTCGCCGCTGGCCATTCTGGCTACGCCGTAGCGTTGAAGAACACTGGCGCCGCCTTGAGTGATTACGCCCATGGTGAAACTGAGGAGCCGCCACAGCTTCACCCACATCACCATCAACAGGACATGGAAGCCACTTCGGAACCGCCGCCGCCGCCTCCTCCTCCGCTCGATAATCTTCCCCCGCCGCCGCCTCCTCTTCCCAATTTCTCGCCCAGCCCGCAGCTCAAGCGCGCTACGAGCTTGCCAGAGATCCCTACGATGCATCGGAAACCCGGACGCAAAAATCATTCCCTCGCCATTGCTGAAGaggatgaggaagaagaagaagaggacgaAGAGCGGAGCCAAGTTATACACCGAGCGCGGGGCCCGCGAAATGGTGCCCAGAAAGTGGTGCAGTCGTCTTCGTCGTCGTCGCCGTCACGTACCCCAAAGTTGATGAAGTCGGTGCCGCCGATGCCGGAGTCGAAGGGCATGGCATGGGATTATTTTTTCAATGTAGAGAATATGCCTGGATCCTTGGGTGCAGAGAATGAAAATGGGGCTGAGAACGACGAGCATGATACTATGGATTTTGACGAAGCTGAGAATGTGAACGGTGGGGGAGTTAGGATCGATGAGGTTGAGCCTAAGACGCCTGAGAAGGTGGAGGATAAGCCACAGGAGGCGGTGGAGTTGGTTTTGCCGAAGCCGATTGAGCATTCGCATACGGCTCCGCCGGAGTTTAGGAGAGCTGTAAAAGAGGCTTCGACTTCGAGTGTGAGCTTGATACATGTATTGGGTCAGATTGATGATAATTTCTTAAGGGCCTCGGAGGGTGCTCAGGAGGTTTCGAAGATGCTTGAGGCCACTCGACTACACTATCACTCCAATTTCGCAGACAATCGAG GACATATAGATCATTCTGCCAGGGTTATGCGGGTCATTACATGGAATAGGTCATTCAAAGGCATACCCAATGGAGATGGTGGGAAAGATGATTTTGATTCAGAAGAGTACGAAAGTCATGCCACAGTTTTGGATAAGTTGTTAGCTTGGGAAAAGAAACTCTACGATGAAGTTAAG CAAGGCGAGTTAATGAAGCTAGAATATCAAAGAAAGGTTTCTATTCTGAACAAGCAGAAGAAACGTGGGGCCAGTGCTGAATCTTTGGAAAAAACTAAAGCGGCTGTTAGTCATTTGCACACAAGATATATTGTTGACATGCAGTCCATGGATTCTACAGTTTCAGAAGTAAATCGGTTACGTGATGAGCAGTTATACCCAAAGCTTGTTAGTCTCGCTAATGG GATGGCAAAAATGTGGGAAACTATGTGCGCTCACCACGAAAGTCAGCTGAAGATTGTTACAGAGCTGAAGGCCCTTGACCTTGCTAATGCTCCAAAAGAAACAACCAAGCACCACCATGACCGTACCATCCAACTTTTTAATGTTGTCCAAGACTGGAATTCACAATTTGATAAGcttgtgacttatcaaaaacAATATATTCAGGCTCTTAACAGTTGGTTAAAGTTGAATCTCATTCCTATTGAAAGCAGCTTAAAAGAGAAAATCTCATCCCCACCAAGAGTCCCAAGTCCACCAATTCAAGCTCTTCTCCATCAATGGCACGACTTGATTGAAAAGCTTCCAGATGAAGTTGCCAAATCTGCCATTTCATCCTTCGCTGCTGTGATAAAGACCATAATACTTTATCAGGATGAAGAAATGAAGCTAAAGGAGAAGTGCGAGGAGACTCAGAAGGAGTACCTTCGCAAACGTCAGGTATTTGAGGAATGGCATCAGAAGTACACACAGCGGAGGGGGCCTGAAGAAACAGATCCTGAAAGAGGTGAGGATGCAAATGCCAAGGATCCCATCTGGGAGAAACAGTTCGCAGTTgagagcctgaagaagaggttagatgatgAAGTTGAAGCTCACCAGAGACATTGTCTCCAGGTGAGAGAAAAGTCACTTGGGGGCCTGAAAAATCGATTGCCTGAGCTTTTCCGTGCCATGTCAGACTACTCTCATGCCTGTGTGGAGGGCTACGAAAAGCTGAGGTCAATTACAAAATCACACAAATTAAATGGTGGTCCGCAAGCATAA